The genomic interval CGCACCCTGTTCACCCCGGCGCTCAACGTCAAGCTGGGCTACATGGCCATGGGTAACGACCTGGGCGGCCTGGACAGCGGCATCCTGTGCAACTTCATGAACGCCGGCTTTTGCGGCCACCCGCTGAACATGTCCGGCGGCAGTGGCTGGACCAACTACCCCAACGCACACCTGGGCGTGCGGGTGAAATACGACCTGTCGCCGGCCTGGCAACTGCGCGTGGCGGCGTTCAACGTCGACCCTGAGAGCAACGGCAACTCGAGCCGGGCCTGGCATCTGGGCCCCAAGCACACCACTGGCACCGTAGTACCGGTGGAGCTGGTGTACAAGCTGCAGGGTGAACTGCCCGGCGAATACAAGCTGGGCTACTACTACGACAGCTCCGATGTGAAACGCATCGGCAGCGATGACGAAGTAGCCGGCCGTGGCGGCCACTACCTGTTGATCGACCAGGCGGTGTGGAACGACCAACGCTCGCCAGGCCGCAGCCTGCACGCCTTCGGCCAGTACTCGGCATCCAGCAAGGCCGCCTCGCCGTTCACCAAGTGGTATGGCGCCGGCGTGGTGCTGTACAAGCCGTTCGAAGGCCGCCCGAAGGATACCGTGGCGCTGGGTTACGGCCGTGCCGTGCCCAACCCGCGTAGCCGCGATGTGCTGGAAGATGCCGCCT from Pseudomonas fortuita carries:
- a CDS encoding carbohydrate porin; translated protein: MPSAIRMTPTLLLALASTTALADGDLMTRSTLTGDWGGLRHQLEDDGVKFTGDYSGETAYNAHGGLHRSARYSQNLKLGVQFDLSKLYGLDNGGKVQLTINDRRGNSASEDLVGNRLPIQENFGGLYTRLTELSYERTLFTPALNVKLGYMAMGNDLGGLDSGILCNFMNAGFCGHPLNMSGGSGWTNYPNAHLGVRVKYDLSPAWQLRVAAFNVDPESNGNSSRAWHLGPKHTTGTVVPVELVYKLQGELPGEYKLGYYYDSSDVKRIGSDDEVAGRGGHYLLIDQAVWNDQRSPGRSLHAFGQYSASSKAASPFTKWYGAGVVLYKPFEGRPKDTVALGYGRAVPNPRSRDVLEDAAFDAGQQFPDIDSAEQLIELSYGYQATPWLNLRPDVQYIIEPGAFSGKKIDNALVVGLQVKASF